In the genome of Mytilus edulis chromosome 3, xbMytEdul2.2, whole genome shotgun sequence, one region contains:
- the LOC139516905 gene encoding serine/threonine-protein kinase Nek2-like isoform X2, whose product MNGTEDYEYKSNIKKVKMTQDFKFDVDLSGEDHNRYSRHSVKHQKMPYSTLDDFEPLSTIGSGSYGTCKKIRRKKDGKIYAWKEMDYGSMTESEKQMLVSEVNLLRELKHKHIVRYYDRIIDRSNTTIYIIMEFCDGGDLATLISRCRKDGIYMEEQFVWKMLIQMTLALQECHRRKNGKAVLHRDLKPANIFLDIDKNVKLGDFGLARVLHHETSFAKTYVGTPYYMSPELVNNMSYNEKSDIWSMGCMLYELCSLHPPFTASNQSELNKKICMGEFNRIPIRYSSDLNEVIAKLLRVEVHRRPGIEGILRDQRIQRQQQLLERQLSSSRESESSKSSEDIGVREKRVEAKEKELEIREKDISRKEKELEEKLKKLDQLMKEYKRKGSCIDINSAGDAVADLSIDNPHSSCLSKGKKDPDTPKKKVSFDMYGKENLRQRDQRVSELLTKYSEPETYDSLYTQELVKRHELKDRLFKAKLKALEIRGLDYDVRPKSKNLLHFR is encoded by the exons ATGAATGGTACTGAAGATTATGAGTataaatcaaacataaaaaaagtaaaaatgactCAGGATTTCAAATTTGATGTTGATTTATCAGGTGAAGACCATAATCGTTATTCCAGACATTCAGTAAAGCA TCAAAAGATGCCTTACAGTACACTGGATGACTTTGAACCTTTGTCAACAATTGGATCTGGATCCTATGGAACTTGCAAGAAAATTAGACGAAAGAAAGATGGCAAG ATTTATGCTTGGAAAGAGATGGATTATGGATCCATGACAGAATCAGAAAAACAAATGTTGGTGTCAGAGGTTAACCTTTTACGAGAACTAAAACATAAACATATCGTTAGATACTATGATAGGATCATTGATCGTAGCAACACCACCATTTATATAATCATGGAGTTCTGTGATGGTGGAGACCTGGCAACACTTATATCCAGATGTAGAAAAGATGG aatatATATGGAGGAACAATTTGTATGGAAAATGCTCATTCAAATGACTCTAGCTTTGCAAGAATGTCATCGACGCAAAAATGGAAAAGCAGTGCTACATCGTGATTTGAAACCAGCCAATATATTTCTAGACATTGATAAAAATGTCAAGTTAGGAGATTTCGGACTTGCCAGAGTGCTACATCATGAGACAAGTTTTGCTAAAACATATGTTGGAACTCCATATTATATGTCGCCT GAACTTGTGAATAACATGTCATATAACGAAAAGTCAGATATATGGTCGATGGGATGTATGTTATATGAGCTGTGTTCCTTACATCCTCCATTTACTGCCAGTAACCAATCAGAACTCAACAAAAAGATTTGTATGGGAGAGTTCAACAGAATTCCAATCAGATATTCAAGTGATCTCAATGAAGTTATAGCCAAACTACTTAGAGTTGAG gttCATAGAAGACCAGGAATTGAAGGTATTTTACGTGATCAACGAATACAAAGACAACAACAGTTATTagaaagacaactctcctcaAGTAGAGAATCAGAATCATCCAAAAGTTCTGAGGATATTGGAGTTAGAGAAAAAAGAGTAGAAGCCAAAGAGAAAGAACTTGAAA ttagagaaaaagatatttcaagaaaagaaaaagagttagaagaaaaattaaaaaa ATTAGACCAACTGATGAAAGAATATAAAAGAAAGGGCAGTTGTATAGATATTAACTCTGCAGGGGATGCAG TTGCAGATTTGTCAATAGACAATCCACATTCCTCATGCCTATCCAAAGGAAAGAAAGATCCTGATACACCAAAGAAAAAGGTTTCCTTTGATATGTATGGCAAGGAAAATCTACGTCAACGAGATCAGAGAGTTTCAGAGCTATTAACTAAATATAGTGAACCTGAAACCTATGACAGTCTTTATACTCAGGAACTAGTCAAGCGACATGAACTCAAAGACAGATTATTCAAAGCAAAGTTAAAAGCTTTAGAAATAAGAGGACTTGATTATGATGTTCGACCTAAATCTAAAAACTTACTGCACTTTAGATAG
- the LOC139516905 gene encoding serine/threonine-protein kinase Nek2-like isoform X3: MPYSTLDDFEPLSTIGSGSYGTCKKIRRKKDGKIYAWKEMDYGSMTESEKQMLVSEVNLLRELKHKHIVRYYDRIIDRSNTTIYIIMEFCDGGDLATLISRCRKDGIYMEEQFVWKMLIQMTLALQECHRRKNGKAVLHRDLKPANIFLDIDKNVKLGDFGLARVLHHETSFAKTYVGTPYYMSPELVNNMSYNEKSDIWSMGCMLYELCSLHPPFTASNQSELNKKICMGEFNRIPIRYSSDLNEVIAKLLRVEVHRRPGIEGILRDQRIQRQQQLLERQLSSSRESESSKSSEDIGVREKRVEAKEKELEIREKDISRKEKELEEKLKKLDQLMKEYKRKGSCIDINSAGDAVADLSIDNPHSSCLSKGKKDPDTPKKKVSFDMYGKENLRQRDQRVSELLTKYSEPETYDSLYTQELVKRHELKDRLFKAKLKALEIRGLDYDVRPKSKNLLHFR; encoded by the exons ATGCCTTACAGTACACTGGATGACTTTGAACCTTTGTCAACAATTGGATCTGGATCCTATGGAACTTGCAAGAAAATTAGACGAAAGAAAGATGGCAAG ATTTATGCTTGGAAAGAGATGGATTATGGATCCATGACAGAATCAGAAAAACAAATGTTGGTGTCAGAGGTTAACCTTTTACGAGAACTAAAACATAAACATATCGTTAGATACTATGATAGGATCATTGATCGTAGCAACACCACCATTTATATAATCATGGAGTTCTGTGATGGTGGAGACCTGGCAACACTTATATCCAGATGTAGAAAAGATGG aatatATATGGAGGAACAATTTGTATGGAAAATGCTCATTCAAATGACTCTAGCTTTGCAAGAATGTCATCGACGCAAAAATGGAAAAGCAGTGCTACATCGTGATTTGAAACCAGCCAATATATTTCTAGACATTGATAAAAATGTCAAGTTAGGAGATTTCGGACTTGCCAGAGTGCTACATCATGAGACAAGTTTTGCTAAAACATATGTTGGAACTCCATATTATATGTCGCCT GAACTTGTGAATAACATGTCATATAACGAAAAGTCAGATATATGGTCGATGGGATGTATGTTATATGAGCTGTGTTCCTTACATCCTCCATTTACTGCCAGTAACCAATCAGAACTCAACAAAAAGATTTGTATGGGAGAGTTCAACAGAATTCCAATCAGATATTCAAGTGATCTCAATGAAGTTATAGCCAAACTACTTAGAGTTGAG gttCATAGAAGACCAGGAATTGAAGGTATTTTACGTGATCAACGAATACAAAGACAACAACAGTTATTagaaagacaactctcctcaAGTAGAGAATCAGAATCATCCAAAAGTTCTGAGGATATTGGAGTTAGAGAAAAAAGAGTAGAAGCCAAAGAGAAAGAACTTGAAA ttagagaaaaagatatttcaagaaaagaaaaagagttagaagaaaaattaaaaaa ATTAGACCAACTGATGAAAGAATATAAAAGAAAGGGCAGTTGTATAGATATTAACTCTGCAGGGGATGCAG TTGCAGATTTGTCAATAGACAATCCACATTCCTCATGCCTATCCAAAGGAAAGAAAGATCCTGATACACCAAAGAAAAAGGTTTCCTTTGATATGTATGGCAAGGAAAATCTACGTCAACGAGATCAGAGAGTTTCAGAGCTATTAACTAAATATAGTGAACCTGAAACCTATGACAGTCTTTATACTCAGGAACTAGTCAAGCGACATGAACTCAAAGACAGATTATTCAAAGCAAAGTTAAAAGCTTTAGAAATAAGAGGACTTGATTATGATGTTCGACCTAAATCTAAAAACTTACTGCACTTTAGATAG
- the LOC139516905 gene encoding serine/threonine-protein kinase Nek2-like isoform X1 — protein MNGTEDYEYKSNIKKVKMTQDFKFDVDLSGEDHNRYSRHSVKHQKMPYSTLDDFEPLSTIGSGSYGTCKKIRRKKDGKIYAWKEMDYGSMTESEKQMLVSEVNLLRELKHKHIVRYYDRIIDRSNTTIYIIMEFCDGGDLATLISRCRKDGIYMEEQFVWKMLIQMTLALQECHRRKNGKAVLHRDLKPANIFLDIDKNVKLGDFGLARVLHHETSFAKTYVGTPYYMSPELVNNMSYNEKSDIWSMGCMLYELCSLHPPFTASNQSELNKKICMGEFNRIPIRYSSDLNEVIAKLLRVEVHRRPGIEGILRDQRIQRQQQLLERQLSSSRESESSKSSEDIGVREKRVEAKEKELEIREKDISRKEKELEEKLKKLDQLMKEYKRKGSCIDINSAGDADLSIDNPHSSCLSKGKKDPDTPKKKVSFDMYGKENLRQRDQRVSELLTKYSEPETYDSLYTQELVKRHELKDRLFKAKLKALEIRGLDYDVRPKSKNLLHFR, from the exons ATGAATGGTACTGAAGATTATGAGTataaatcaaacataaaaaaagtaaaaatgactCAGGATTTCAAATTTGATGTTGATTTATCAGGTGAAGACCATAATCGTTATTCCAGACATTCAGTAAAGCA TCAAAAGATGCCTTACAGTACACTGGATGACTTTGAACCTTTGTCAACAATTGGATCTGGATCCTATGGAACTTGCAAGAAAATTAGACGAAAGAAAGATGGCAAG ATTTATGCTTGGAAAGAGATGGATTATGGATCCATGACAGAATCAGAAAAACAAATGTTGGTGTCAGAGGTTAACCTTTTACGAGAACTAAAACATAAACATATCGTTAGATACTATGATAGGATCATTGATCGTAGCAACACCACCATTTATATAATCATGGAGTTCTGTGATGGTGGAGACCTGGCAACACTTATATCCAGATGTAGAAAAGATGG aatatATATGGAGGAACAATTTGTATGGAAAATGCTCATTCAAATGACTCTAGCTTTGCAAGAATGTCATCGACGCAAAAATGGAAAAGCAGTGCTACATCGTGATTTGAAACCAGCCAATATATTTCTAGACATTGATAAAAATGTCAAGTTAGGAGATTTCGGACTTGCCAGAGTGCTACATCATGAGACAAGTTTTGCTAAAACATATGTTGGAACTCCATATTATATGTCGCCT GAACTTGTGAATAACATGTCATATAACGAAAAGTCAGATATATGGTCGATGGGATGTATGTTATATGAGCTGTGTTCCTTACATCCTCCATTTACTGCCAGTAACCAATCAGAACTCAACAAAAAGATTTGTATGGGAGAGTTCAACAGAATTCCAATCAGATATTCAAGTGATCTCAATGAAGTTATAGCCAAACTACTTAGAGTTGAG gttCATAGAAGACCAGGAATTGAAGGTATTTTACGTGATCAACGAATACAAAGACAACAACAGTTATTagaaagacaactctcctcaAGTAGAGAATCAGAATCATCCAAAAGTTCTGAGGATATTGGAGTTAGAGAAAAAAGAGTAGAAGCCAAAGAGAAAGAACTTGAAA ttagagaaaaagatatttcaagaaaagaaaaagagttagaagaaaaattaaaaaa ATTAGACCAACTGATGAAAGAATATAAAAGAAAGGGCAGTTGTATAGATATTAACTCTGCAGGGGATGCAG ATTTGTCAATAGACAATCCACATTCCTCATGCCTATCCAAAGGAAAGAAAGATCCTGATACACCAAAGAAAAAGGTTTCCTTTGATATGTATGGCAAGGAAAATCTACGTCAACGAGATCAGAGAGTTTCAGAGCTATTAACTAAATATAGTGAACCTGAAACCTATGACAGTCTTTATACTCAGGAACTAGTCAAGCGACATGAACTCAAAGACAGATTATTCAAAGCAAAGTTAAAAGCTTTAGAAATAAGAGGACTTGATTATGATGTTCGACCTAAATCTAAAAACTTACTGCACTTTAGATAG
- the LOC139516905 gene encoding serine/threonine-protein kinase Nek2-like isoform X4, giving the protein MPYSTLDDFEPLSTIGSGSYGTCKKIRRKKDGKIYAWKEMDYGSMTESEKQMLVSEVNLLRELKHKHIVRYYDRIIDRSNTTIYIIMEFCDGGDLATLISRCRKDGIYMEEQFVWKMLIQMTLALQECHRRKNGKAVLHRDLKPANIFLDIDKNVKLGDFGLARVLHHETSFAKTYVGTPYYMSPELVNNMSYNEKSDIWSMGCMLYELCSLHPPFTASNQSELNKKICMGEFNRIPIRYSSDLNEVIAKLLRVEVHRRPGIEGILRDQRIQRQQQLLERQLSSSRESESSKSSEDIGVREKRVEAKEKELEIREKDISRKEKELEEKLKKLDQLMKEYKRKGSCIDINSAGDADLSIDNPHSSCLSKGKKDPDTPKKKVSFDMYGKENLRQRDQRVSELLTKYSEPETYDSLYTQELVKRHELKDRLFKAKLKALEIRGLDYDVRPKSKNLLHFR; this is encoded by the exons ATGCCTTACAGTACACTGGATGACTTTGAACCTTTGTCAACAATTGGATCTGGATCCTATGGAACTTGCAAGAAAATTAGACGAAAGAAAGATGGCAAG ATTTATGCTTGGAAAGAGATGGATTATGGATCCATGACAGAATCAGAAAAACAAATGTTGGTGTCAGAGGTTAACCTTTTACGAGAACTAAAACATAAACATATCGTTAGATACTATGATAGGATCATTGATCGTAGCAACACCACCATTTATATAATCATGGAGTTCTGTGATGGTGGAGACCTGGCAACACTTATATCCAGATGTAGAAAAGATGG aatatATATGGAGGAACAATTTGTATGGAAAATGCTCATTCAAATGACTCTAGCTTTGCAAGAATGTCATCGACGCAAAAATGGAAAAGCAGTGCTACATCGTGATTTGAAACCAGCCAATATATTTCTAGACATTGATAAAAATGTCAAGTTAGGAGATTTCGGACTTGCCAGAGTGCTACATCATGAGACAAGTTTTGCTAAAACATATGTTGGAACTCCATATTATATGTCGCCT GAACTTGTGAATAACATGTCATATAACGAAAAGTCAGATATATGGTCGATGGGATGTATGTTATATGAGCTGTGTTCCTTACATCCTCCATTTACTGCCAGTAACCAATCAGAACTCAACAAAAAGATTTGTATGGGAGAGTTCAACAGAATTCCAATCAGATATTCAAGTGATCTCAATGAAGTTATAGCCAAACTACTTAGAGTTGAG gttCATAGAAGACCAGGAATTGAAGGTATTTTACGTGATCAACGAATACAAAGACAACAACAGTTATTagaaagacaactctcctcaAGTAGAGAATCAGAATCATCCAAAAGTTCTGAGGATATTGGAGTTAGAGAAAAAAGAGTAGAAGCCAAAGAGAAAGAACTTGAAA ttagagaaaaagatatttcaagaaaagaaaaagagttagaagaaaaattaaaaaa ATTAGACCAACTGATGAAAGAATATAAAAGAAAGGGCAGTTGTATAGATATTAACTCTGCAGGGGATGCAG ATTTGTCAATAGACAATCCACATTCCTCATGCCTATCCAAAGGAAAGAAAGATCCTGATACACCAAAGAAAAAGGTTTCCTTTGATATGTATGGCAAGGAAAATCTACGTCAACGAGATCAGAGAGTTTCAGAGCTATTAACTAAATATAGTGAACCTGAAACCTATGACAGTCTTTATACTCAGGAACTAGTCAAGCGACATGAACTCAAAGACAGATTATTCAAAGCAAAGTTAAAAGCTTTAGAAATAAGAGGACTTGATTATGATGTTCGACCTAAATCTAAAAACTTACTGCACTTTAGATAG